One genomic region from Pseudomonas sp. R5-89-07 encodes:
- a CDS encoding type VI secretion protein, whose protein sequence is MPDRPWRFVLLMLCLLGGCNANYVFDDAQYRPLGESQAVTHGR, encoded by the coding sequence ATGCCTGATCGTCCATGGCGCTTCGTCCTGCTTATGTTGTGTTTGCTCGGCGGCTGTAACGCCAACTATGTATTCGATGATGCCCAATACCGCCCGTTGGGTGAGTCTCAGGCGGTGACCCATGGCCGATGA
- the tagH gene encoding type VI secretion system-associated FHA domain protein TagH, translating to MQLVFEVCEVADGNPVSTVRKVFDGVGGVIGRGSGCDWVIHDPSRLLSSHHGLVGCREGRYFLTDISSNGIGMAGSCERLRKGQARLIEDGDVFELGALSIRARLMEPVQPFGEQPVITGVPIPDDAFLALDPLQALDLEHQRQSTSDELEALSAGVGEPGAWADRHAADREQVAMPRRVEPANELPRVDSGALASPSDDVFWMEFAAALGLDLGKLDHVARKALAIKVARLFRLEVERLQHNRAYEEQVRLISTLHSDYPG from the coding sequence ATGCAGCTTGTGTTTGAGGTATGTGAGGTGGCAGACGGTAACCCTGTGTCCACGGTACGCAAAGTCTTTGACGGCGTGGGCGGCGTGATTGGCCGTGGCTCCGGTTGTGACTGGGTAATCCACGATCCCAGCCGCTTGCTTTCCAGTCACCACGGTTTGGTGGGTTGCCGGGAAGGCCGTTACTTTCTCACCGATATCAGCAGCAACGGTATCGGCATGGCAGGTAGTTGCGAACGTCTGCGCAAAGGACAGGCGCGCTTGATCGAGGATGGCGACGTATTCGAACTGGGAGCGCTGTCGATACGCGCGCGGTTGATGGAGCCCGTTCAACCTTTCGGTGAGCAGCCGGTCATCACGGGAGTGCCGATTCCCGATGATGCTTTCCTGGCGCTGGACCCGCTGCAGGCGCTGGATCTCGAACACCAGCGGCAGAGCACCTCGGATGAGCTTGAGGCATTGAGTGCTGGCGTTGGCGAGCCTGGGGCTTGGGCGGATCGTCATGCCGCCGATCGCGAACAGGTGGCGATGCCGCGCCGGGTTGAACCCGCCAACGAGCTTCCCAGGGTCGATTCTGGTGCCCTGGCGTCGCCGTCAGATGATGTCTTCTGGATGGAGTTTGCCGCGGCGCTGGGGCTTGACCTGGGCAAGCTTGATCACGTTGCTCGAAAGGCGCTGGCCATCAAGGTGGCGCGCCTGTTTCGGCTGGAGGTTGAACGGCTGCAACACAACCGGGCCTATGAAGAACAGGTGCGCCTGATCTCAACCCTGCACAGCGATTATCCAGGATGA
- the tssG gene encoding type VI secretion system baseplate subunit TssG has protein sequence MAVPDGAATPALTQLRRAIREYTLFQAVIQVIARLREAHPLLDEEALYDLLEFQANPGLGFAGHDIDRLEFFMDQRGLRARLRINVLGLFGAGSPLPAFYAEQAFAERAGGNPTRDFLDMFHHRLHRLLLPIWRKYRYRTCFQQGASDAFSQHMFALIGLGSHAIRGVSRLDCKRLLPYLGLLSLRAHSAALIETVLRYYFKHASVFIEQWVERTVDVVHSQRNDLGQANCALGEDLVLGHRIADRSGKFRVHITGLAWEHFHDFLPTGTAYVPACSLVRLTAPDALQFDLRLVLAPGEIRALHIGKSNVCRLGWTSWLEHERADGAITLASHFH, from the coding sequence ATGGCCGTTCCGGATGGGGCAGCAACCCCTGCTTTGACTCAGCTTCGCCGTGCTATCCGTGAATACACCCTGTTCCAGGCGGTGATACAGGTGATCGCACGCTTGCGTGAAGCTCATCCACTGCTGGATGAGGAAGCGCTGTACGACCTGCTGGAATTCCAGGCCAATCCCGGCCTGGGGTTTGCGGGGCACGATATTGACCGCCTGGAGTTTTTCATGGACCAGAGGGGCTTGCGGGCGCGCCTGCGCATCAATGTGCTGGGGTTGTTCGGTGCGGGCTCACCCTTGCCTGCGTTTTATGCTGAACAGGCGTTTGCAGAGCGAGCAGGAGGCAACCCTACGCGGGACTTCCTCGATATGTTCCACCATCGCCTGCACCGTCTGTTGCTACCGATCTGGCGCAAATACCGTTACCGGACTTGTTTTCAACAGGGCGCCAGTGATGCGTTTTCGCAGCACATGTTTGCGCTGATCGGCCTCGGCAGTCACGCGATACGAGGCGTCTCGCGGCTCGATTGCAAGCGCTTGCTGCCTTACCTCGGGCTGCTGAGCCTGCGAGCGCACTCGGCTGCGCTGATAGAGACCGTGCTGCGGTATTACTTCAAGCATGCGTCGGTGTTCATCGAGCAATGGGTCGAACGCACGGTGGACGTTGTGCATTCGCAGCGCAATGACCTGGGCCAGGCCAACTGCGCGCTGGGTGAGGATCTGGTGTTGGGGCATCGGATCGCTGACCGCAGCGGCAAGTTCAGGGTGCATATCACAGGGTTGGCCTGGGAGCACTTTCACGATTTTTTGCCAACAGGAACGGCCTATGTGCCTGCCTGTTCACTTGTGCGCCTAACCGCGCCGGACGCATTGCAATTTGACCTGCGCCTGGTGCTGGCACCCGGCGAGATCAGGGCATTGCACATCGGCAAGAGCAATGTGTGCCGCCTGGGTTGGACCAGTTGGTTGGAACACGAGCGAGCGGATGGTGCGATCACGCTTGCCAGCCATTTTCATTAA
- the tssC gene encoding type VI secretion system contractile sheath large subunit, producing the protein MTATQHNSQHLPETADEHSILDNIIAQTLLSADDEAYSIAKRGVSAFIEELVKPHNREEPVKKRLVDRMIAEIDAKLSQQMDEILHHPDFQALESAWRGLQLLVERTDFRENIKIELLNVSRQDLLDDFEDSPEVTQSGLYKHIYSAEYGQFGGQPVGAIIANYFLSPSAPDVKLMQYVSSVAGMAHAPFIAAAGPAFFGLESFTGLPDLKDLKDHFEGPQFAKWQSFRQSEDARYIGLTVPRFLLRTPYDPLECPVKTFAYQENVVNSHEHYLWGNTAYAFATRLTDSFARFRWCPNIIGPQSGGAVEDLPLHHFQSMGEIETKIPTEVLVSDRREYELAQEGFIALTMRKGSDNAAFFSASSVQKPKTFGISEEGRAAELNYRLGTQLPYMMVVNRLAHYLKVLQREQLGSWKERTDLELELNKWIRQYVADQENPSAEVRGRRPLRAARIVVSDVEGEPGWYRVSLSVRPHFKYMGADFTLSLVGKLDKE; encoded by the coding sequence ATGACAGCTACCCAGCACAACTCGCAGCACCTGCCCGAAACCGCCGATGAGCACAGCATTCTTGACAACATCATCGCCCAGACATTGCTGAGTGCCGATGACGAGGCCTACAGCATTGCCAAGCGGGGCGTATCGGCGTTTATCGAAGAACTGGTTAAGCCCCACAACCGCGAAGAACCGGTCAAGAAACGTCTGGTCGACCGGATGATCGCCGAGATCGATGCCAAGCTCAGCCAGCAGATGGACGAGATTCTGCACCACCCGGACTTCCAGGCACTGGAGTCGGCGTGGCGAGGGCTGCAACTGCTGGTCGAACGCACCGATTTTCGCGAGAACATCAAGATAGAGCTGCTGAATGTCTCGCGACAGGACCTGCTGGACGATTTCGAGGATTCCCCCGAAGTTACCCAGTCGGGGCTTTACAAGCATATCTACAGTGCGGAATACGGCCAGTTTGGCGGCCAGCCTGTCGGCGCGATCATCGCCAACTACTTCCTTTCACCCAGCGCGCCTGACGTGAAACTCATGCAATACGTGTCCAGTGTCGCCGGTATGGCCCACGCACCGTTCATCGCTGCCGCCGGGCCCGCTTTCTTTGGTCTGGAGAGCTTTACCGGTCTACCTGACCTCAAGGATCTTAAGGATCATTTTGAAGGCCCGCAGTTTGCCAAGTGGCAGAGCTTTCGCCAAAGCGAAGATGCGCGCTACATCGGCCTCACCGTACCGCGTTTTCTGCTGCGCACGCCGTACGACCCCCTTGAGTGCCCGGTCAAGACCTTTGCCTATCAGGAAAACGTGGTCAACAGCCACGAGCACTATCTGTGGGGCAATACGGCCTACGCCTTCGCCACTCGGCTGACCGACAGTTTCGCGCGCTTTCGCTGGTGTCCGAACATCATCGGCCCCCAGAGTGGCGGGGCGGTCGAGGACCTGCCGTTGCATCACTTCCAGAGCATGGGTGAGATAGAAACCAAGATTCCGACCGAAGTACTGGTTTCAGACCGTCGCGAATACGAGCTGGCACAGGAAGGGTTCATCGCCCTGACGATGCGCAAGGGCAGTGACAACGCGGCTTTCTTTTCCGCCAGTTCGGTGCAGAAGCCCAAGACGTTCGGCATCAGCGAAGAGGGCAGGGCAGCCGAGCTGAACTACCGGCTCGGTACCCAGTTGCCGTACATGATGGTGGTCAACCGCCTGGCCCATTACCTCAAAGTGCTGCAGCGTGAACAATTAGGCTCGTGGAAGGAGCGCACCGACCTGGAGCTGGAACTCAACAAGTGGATTCGCCAATACGTGGCGGACCAGGAAAACCCCAGCGCCGAAGTGCGCGGTCGCCGGCCATTGCGTGCAGCGCGCATTGTCGTCAGTGATGTCGAGGGTGAGCCGGGCTGGTACCGCGTCAGTTTGAGCGTACGGCCGCATTTCAAGTACATGGGGGCGGACTTCACCTTGTCTCTCGTCGGCAAGCTCGACAAAGAATGA
- the tssJ gene encoding type VI secretion system lipoprotein TssJ — translation MYRVTLTPLLLTLGLLAGCSAVSPFSTLTKLDLLLTASEQVNPDLHGRPSPVVLQLIELRHGVAFENADFFSLYDHAEQVLPKDWVSSEEIELRPGDRLALKLSVGPTSRFVGVLAAYRDLPHVQWRLLVPLAARQLNRAELVLDQDGIRLADPRSDKEVQ, via the coding sequence ATGTATCGAGTCACCCTCACGCCCCTGTTGCTCACGCTCGGCCTGTTGGCTGGCTGCAGTGCCGTATCGCCTTTCTCGACATTGACCAAACTCGACCTGCTGCTGACCGCCAGTGAGCAGGTCAACCCAGACCTTCATGGCAGACCCTCCCCAGTCGTGCTGCAGCTGATTGAACTGCGTCATGGCGTAGCCTTTGAGAATGCCGACTTCTTCAGCCTGTATGACCACGCCGAGCAAGTATTGCCAAAAGATTGGGTGAGCAGCGAAGAAATTGAACTGCGCCCAGGGGATCGACTGGCGCTCAAGCTGAGCGTCGGGCCAACAAGTCGTTTTGTGGGCGTGCTGGCGGCGTATCGGGACTTGCCGCACGTTCAATGGCGGCTGCTCGTTCCGCTCGCCGCGCGACAATTGAACCGTGCCGAGCTGGTGCTGGATCAGGACGGTATCCGGCTTGCCGACCCGCGCTCTGACAAAGAGGTGCAGTGA
- the tssB gene encoding type VI secretion system contractile sheath small subunit: MAKDGSVAPKERINITFKPAVGGAQEEVELPLKLLVLGDFSQREDPRKLEDRKPIGIDKNSLDEVLAKQALNLTLSVPNRLQEEADVEELAIQVRINSMKDFNPANLVEQIPQLQKLMVLREALVALKGPLGNTPSFRKAIEQALADDDSRARVLAELGLGGADAEPLQ, translated from the coding sequence ATGGCCAAAGACGGTTCGGTGGCGCCCAAGGAACGTATCAATATCACCTTCAAACCCGCCGTCGGCGGTGCACAGGAGGAAGTCGAGCTGCCGTTGAAACTGCTGGTGCTGGGAGATTTCTCACAGCGTGAGGATCCGCGCAAGCTTGAGGACCGCAAGCCTATCGGGATCGACAAGAACAGCCTAGATGAAGTGTTGGCCAAACAGGCCCTTAACCTGACATTGAGCGTGCCCAACCGCCTTCAGGAAGAAGCTGACGTTGAAGAGCTGGCGATCCAGGTTCGGATCAACTCGATGAAGGACTTCAACCCCGCCAATCTGGTCGAGCAAATACCGCAATTGCAAAAGCTGATGGTGCTGCGCGAGGCATTGGTGGCGCTCAAGGGGCCACTGGGCAACACCCCGAGCTTTCGTAAAGCCATCGAACAGGCACTGGCCGATGACGACTCCCGTGCGCGGGTACTGGCCGAGTTGGGGCTCGGCGGCGCCGATGCCGAACCTCTTCAGTAA
- the tssF gene encoding type VI secretion system baseplate subunit TssF has product MAFNRYFQSELSALRQLGRRFSERNPALAPFLAETGQDPDVERLLEGFAFLTARLRQKLDDELPELTHSLMHLLWPNYMRPMPALSILQFDPLKCAGPSIRVARDTAVESVPIQGDRCRFRTCYATDVMPLQLRSLDYTCQGKVEWLDLRLTLSAEGNFSALTFGSLRLHLAGDHYVSQGLYLGLLRHLNGIHLQLLDQNGLPLDGIDGQPAAVRLSASQVQPVGFAEEHALIPYPRNTFGGYRFLQEYFTFPEKYLFVDVQGLDALHRLPQDVLKQAHGMRLRFELRTQGHALQRPTLDNVKLYCTPIVNLFNHDAIPIRLDGKQDEYLLLPGEYARANAAVFSVDRVTGWRPGGLGHQTYVPFESFEHDIDVKASGPRASFSIRQRPSAHHDGLDTWIGVGDRREQGPETLSLELTCTNAGLPRQLRAGEINQPSERTPESLTFSNITAPTASFAPPLDQDYLWKLISNMSLNYLSLTDINALKVILETYDLPRFHDRQALKISQKKLGALRSIQHEAVDRLHRGLPIRGLRVDLTVDPQGFAGQGDLFVFASVLNQFFALYASLNSYHELRVISTQGDVYRWPFRMGQQPLL; this is encoded by the coding sequence ATGGCCTTTAACCGCTACTTTCAAAGCGAACTCAGTGCCCTGCGCCAACTCGGTCGGCGCTTTTCCGAGCGCAACCCGGCGCTGGCACCGTTTCTCGCCGAGACCGGACAGGACCCGGATGTCGAACGTTTGCTTGAGGGCTTTGCGTTTCTGACCGCGCGCCTGCGCCAGAAGCTGGATGACGAGCTGCCTGAGTTGACGCATTCCCTGATGCATCTGTTATGGCCCAATTACATGCGGCCCATGCCTGCTTTGAGCATCCTGCAATTCGACCCGCTGAAATGCGCCGGCCCCAGCATTCGAGTGGCGCGGGATACCGCCGTGGAAAGCGTGCCGATCCAAGGTGATCGTTGCCGATTCAGAACGTGCTATGCCACCGATGTCATGCCTTTGCAACTTCGCAGCCTGGATTACACCTGCCAGGGCAAAGTGGAGTGGTTAGACCTTCGCCTGACCCTGAGCGCAGAGGGCAATTTCAGTGCGCTGACTTTCGGTTCGTTGCGACTGCACCTGGCCGGCGACCACTATGTGAGCCAAGGCCTCTATCTCGGGTTATTGCGACATCTGAACGGCATCCATCTGCAGCTGTTGGACCAGAACGGTTTGCCGCTCGACGGCATTGATGGTCAACCTGCGGCAGTACGGCTTAGCGCCAGTCAGGTTCAGCCGGTGGGCTTTGCAGAGGAACACGCGCTTATTCCATACCCGCGAAATACCTTCGGTGGTTATCGCTTCCTGCAGGAGTACTTCACGTTTCCCGAGAAGTACCTGTTTGTGGATGTACAAGGGTTGGATGCACTGCATCGTTTGCCCCAGGATGTGCTCAAGCAGGCACACGGCATGAGGTTGCGCTTTGAGCTGCGCACCCAGGGCCATGCGCTCCAACGCCCCACCCTGGACAACGTCAAGCTGTACTGCACGCCGATCGTCAACCTGTTCAATCACGATGCGATACCCATTCGGCTGGACGGAAAACAGGATGAATACCTGCTGTTGCCGGGAGAATATGCTCGCGCAAATGCCGCAGTGTTTTCGGTTGACCGCGTCACCGGATGGCGCCCCGGTGGCTTGGGGCATCAAACGTACGTGCCCTTTGAGTCATTCGAGCATGACATTGATGTGAAGGCATCGGGCCCGCGCGCCAGCTTCAGCATCCGTCAACGGCCTTCGGCACACCATGACGGGCTTGATACCTGGATAGGGGTTGGCGATAGGCGCGAACAGGGCCCGGAAACCCTTTCCCTTGAGCTGACCTGTACCAATGCTGGCTTGCCGCGACAATTACGGGCAGGTGAGATCAACCAGCCCAGCGAGCGCACGCCTGAGTCATTGACGTTTAGCAACATCACCGCGCCAACCGCGAGTTTCGCGCCGCCACTGGACCAGGATTATCTCTGGAAGCTAATCAGCAACATGTCGCTCAACTATCTATCGCTGACCGATATCAACGCATTGAAAGTGATTCTCGAGACCTACGACCTGCCGCGCTTTCACGATCGGCAGGCGCTGAAAATCAGCCAGAAAAAGTTGGGCGCGCTGCGCTCCATCCAGCACGAAGCGGTTGACCGGTTACACCGTGGCCTGCCGATTCGTGGGTTGCGGGTGGACCTGACGGTGGATCCCCAGGGGTTTGCAGGCCAAGGCGATCTGTTTGTGTTTGCTTCGGTCCTCAACCAGTTCTTTGCGCTCTATGCCAGCCTCAATTCGTATCACGAGTTGCGCGTGATCAGCACACAAGGAGACGTGTATCGATGGCCGTTCCGGATGGGGCAGCAACCCCTGCTTTGA
- a CDS encoding sigma-54-dependent Fis family transcriptional regulator — MSENNLTQLPDPLAHASALIGCFTCIGLDNDSASLPGACVSAAAQLSHCELCQLYRLDEVTGRLDLIAQHPSATPSLADAASRIDRRHVSLLRDTVDQGVVVSVSDVQNSTYDTAFLPELASPWHALLSVPLFNRLNTVTGVLLCAAQHPAPLLGYASSLGQFGSFALHQLALLRSLRWVPAVAPPARGVSLTNTYGLIGSSTAMAQTCQLISKVLHTPYTVLLRGETGTGKEVVARAIHMAGPRAARAFVVQNCAAFPEGLLESELFGYRKGAFTGAERNYAGLFDAADGGTLLLDEIGDMPLSLQAKLLRVLQEGEVRPLGASAAHKVDVRIIAATHRDLAAMVAEGSFREDLYYRLAQFPIQLPALRERDGDVLQLARHFADKACASLGRAPVEWSNIALDQLSSHAFPGNVRELKCLVERAVLLCDDNVILPEHLPLPQAQVPTTADDITLRQRMERVERVFLLDCLQKNRGNRTRTARELGVARRTLLYRLARLNIPCGDASAER; from the coding sequence ATGAGCGAAAACAACCTGACCCAACTGCCTGACCCGCTTGCCCATGCCAGCGCCTTGATTGGCTGTTTCACCTGTATAGGCCTGGACAATGACAGCGCTTCACTGCCTGGTGCGTGCGTCTCGGCAGCGGCCCAGCTGAGTCACTGCGAACTCTGCCAGTTGTACCGGCTTGATGAAGTGACTGGGCGGCTTGATCTGATCGCCCAGCACCCGAGCGCGACGCCCTCGCTGGCGGATGCAGCTTCCAGGATCGATCGGCGACACGTGTCTTTGCTGCGTGACACGGTCGACCAAGGCGTTGTCGTCAGCGTGAGTGATGTGCAGAACAGTACCTACGACACGGCTTTTCTGCCGGAACTCGCGTCACCTTGGCATGCGCTCTTGAGCGTGCCGTTGTTCAACCGCCTCAATACGGTCACGGGCGTGCTGCTATGCGCTGCTCAACACCCGGCACCGTTGCTGGGTTATGCGTCCTCGCTTGGCCAGTTCGGCAGCTTCGCCTTGCACCAATTGGCCCTGTTGCGCAGCCTGCGGTGGGTGCCGGCTGTCGCACCGCCAGCGCGCGGAGTATCGCTGACAAACACGTATGGCCTGATCGGCAGCAGCACGGCAATGGCGCAAACCTGCCAATTGATCAGCAAGGTGCTGCATACCCCGTATACCGTTCTGCTGCGGGGAGAAACCGGCACCGGTAAAGAGGTGGTGGCCCGAGCGATCCATATGGCAGGGCCGCGCGCGGCCAGGGCTTTCGTGGTGCAGAACTGCGCTGCGTTCCCTGAAGGCTTGTTGGAGAGCGAGCTGTTCGGCTACCGAAAAGGCGCGTTCACCGGCGCCGAGCGCAACTATGCAGGGCTATTCGACGCCGCAGACGGCGGCACGTTGCTGCTCGACGAAATTGGCGATATGCCACTGTCCCTGCAAGCCAAGTTGTTGCGGGTATTGCAGGAAGGGGAGGTTCGCCCATTGGGCGCCAGCGCCGCCCACAAGGTTGATGTACGTATCATCGCGGCGACCCACCGTGACCTGGCCGCCATGGTCGCCGAAGGCAGCTTTCGCGAAGACCTTTATTACCGGCTTGCCCAGTTCCCCATCCAATTGCCTGCCTTGCGTGAACGAGACGGGGATGTGCTGCAACTGGCACGTCATTTTGCCGACAAGGCGTGCGCCAGCCTGGGAAGGGCACCTGTGGAGTGGTCGAATATTGCCCTTGATCAACTGTCGAGCCATGCCTTTCCCGGCAACGTACGTGAACTCAAGTGCCTGGTGGAGCGTGCCGTTCTGCTGTGTGACGACAACGTGATTCTGCCGGAGCACCTGCCGCTACCCCAGGCACAGGTCCCAACCACCGCTGATGACATAACGCTACGCCAGCGCATGGAGCGGGTAGAGCGCGTATTCCTGCTCGACTGCCTGCAGAAAAATCGCGGTAACCGAACCCGTACGGCGCGTGAGCTGGGCGTCGCACGGCGCACGCTGCTGTATCGGCTTGCCCGCTTGAACATTCCCTGCGGTGATGCCAGTGCGGAGCGTTGA
- a CDS encoding AAA family ATPase, with the protein MSMINVDLQQLIRTLTAQTRQDLTHSAERCMARGGREVLVEDLLLALLEHPTGLMAKVLEDASVSMGELQAALQPRSEQSATRNPVFAQALVRWLQQALMVAHVELGQRFVDHGALLLALLQHPQEHAGSGYHALLSRLDTGRLRDFLMSQPVERQPIAVESLLQRFTQDLTQQAREGRIDPVLCREREVRQLIDILVRRRKNNPILVGEAGVGKTAIVEGLALQIAALQVPEVLKAVRVLTLDMGLLQAGAGIKGEFERRLKGVIDEVNASPQPVILFIDEAHTLVGAGGQPGGLDAANLLKPALARGSLRTIAATTWSEYKQYIEKDPALARRFQPVLVEEPNVEQAVSILRGLVPVYEASHGVYIRDDAVAAAAHMSARYLVGRQLPDKAVDVLDTACASARTRQAMPPEALQALRVELIEGQRQARALSRDAEVGLPVDAQALQALKLQLETLEPERQILEQQWLEHGGQPLLKPEVCPRGVAQVISAWTGIPVAQLALEPNEKVLGFAEAMRARVLGQEHAVQALDRALRAVAAGLSKADAPVGVFLLVGPSGVGKTETALALADLLYGGERFVTTINMSEYQEKHALSRLIGAPPGYVGYGEGGVLTEAVRQRPYSVVLLDEVEKADPQVLNLFYQVFDKGRANDGEGREIDFRNTVLLMTSNLASDCINALCTGGQRPEPQVLQDAIYPVLRAHFKPALLARMRVVPYYPIEENVLRDVVELKLASLGQRLHPRKLAFTYTPELVAHITERCADDDSGARYIDQWLERQLLPQMVDGLLDAMAVDAPVSLVHARLDGNGLPVCEFSQ; encoded by the coding sequence ATGAGTATGATTAATGTGGACCTGCAACAACTAATCCGTACATTGACGGCCCAGACCCGTCAGGATCTGACGCACTCGGCCGAACGCTGCATGGCGCGTGGTGGTCGTGAAGTGTTGGTGGAAGACCTGCTTCTGGCCTTGCTTGAGCATCCCACGGGGCTGATGGCCAAGGTCCTGGAGGATGCCAGTGTTTCCATGGGCGAACTGCAAGCCGCCTTGCAGCCCAGGAGTGAGCAGAGCGCTACACGCAACCCGGTGTTTGCCCAGGCTTTGGTGCGGTGGCTACAACAAGCCTTGATGGTTGCGCACGTAGAGTTGGGCCAACGTTTTGTCGACCACGGTGCGCTGTTGTTGGCACTTTTACAGCACCCGCAGGAGCACGCGGGCAGTGGCTATCATGCGCTGCTCAGCCGCCTGGACACTGGCAGGCTGCGTGATTTTCTGATGAGCCAGCCAGTTGAGAGACAGCCGATTGCCGTTGAGTCGCTGTTGCAGCGCTTCACCCAGGACCTCACCCAGCAGGCCCGTGAAGGCCGGATAGACCCGGTGCTGTGCCGTGAGCGTGAAGTCCGCCAACTGATCGATATTCTGGTGCGGCGGCGAAAGAACAACCCGATTCTGGTGGGGGAGGCCGGGGTAGGAAAAACGGCGATCGTTGAAGGGCTGGCGTTGCAGATCGCCGCTTTACAGGTGCCTGAAGTCCTTAAGGCGGTTCGCGTGCTGACCCTGGATATGGGCTTGTTGCAAGCGGGCGCTGGCATCAAGGGGGAATTCGAGCGGCGTCTCAAGGGCGTGATCGATGAAGTGAACGCATCGCCGCAACCGGTGATCCTGTTTATCGACGAAGCCCATACCTTGGTTGGCGCTGGTGGCCAGCCGGGAGGCCTGGACGCGGCCAACCTGCTCAAGCCAGCGCTGGCTCGCGGCTCATTGCGTACGATCGCCGCCACCACTTGGTCGGAATACAAGCAGTACATCGAAAAGGACCCGGCATTGGCACGGCGGTTCCAGCCGGTACTGGTCGAGGAGCCAAATGTCGAGCAGGCCGTGTCGATTCTGCGTGGACTGGTGCCTGTTTATGAAGCGAGTCATGGCGTGTATATCCGTGATGATGCCGTGGCGGCGGCTGCTCACATGAGCGCACGCTATCTTGTCGGTCGACAGCTGCCGGACAAGGCCGTGGACGTGCTGGACACTGCTTGTGCCAGTGCTCGCACACGTCAGGCAATGCCGCCCGAGGCATTGCAGGCGCTACGCGTAGAGCTGATCGAAGGTCAACGGCAGGCGCGGGCGTTGAGTCGGGACGCCGAGGTCGGGTTGCCGGTAGATGCGCAGGCCTTGCAGGCATTGAAACTGCAACTGGAAACCCTCGAACCTGAGCGCCAGATACTTGAGCAACAGTGGCTTGAGCACGGCGGGCAACCATTGCTAAAACCTGAAGTATGCCCGCGCGGCGTAGCCCAGGTCATCAGCGCCTGGACCGGTATTCCCGTCGCGCAATTGGCCCTTGAACCGAACGAAAAAGTGCTGGGTTTTGCCGAGGCCATGCGTGCACGCGTGCTTGGGCAGGAACACGCGGTGCAGGCCCTGGATCGCGCCTTGCGTGCGGTCGCCGCCGGACTTAGCAAGGCCGATGCCCCGGTCGGGGTGTTTCTGCTGGTGGGGCCAAGTGGTGTCGGCAAGACAGAAACGGCCCTGGCCCTGGCTGATCTTTTGTATGGCGGTGAACGGTTTGTAACAACGATCAATATGTCGGAATACCAGGAGAAGCACGCGCTTTCCCGATTGATCGGTGCGCCACCGGGTTATGTCGGTTACGGCGAGGGTGGGGTACTGACCGAAGCCGTACGCCAGCGACCCTATTCAGTCGTGCTGCTCGACGAAGTGGAAAAAGCCGATCCGCAGGTGTTGAACCTGTTTTACCAGGTCTTTGACAAAGGGCGAGCGAATGATGGGGAAGGGCGGGAAATCGACTTTCGCAACACCGTGCTGCTGATGACTTCCAACCTCGCAAGCGACTGTATCAACGCGCTTTGCACCGGCGGTCAACGACCAGAGCCCCAGGTGCTGCAAGACGCTATCTACCCGGTGCTGCGTGCGCACTTCAAGCCCGCATTGCTCGCCCGTATGCGTGTCGTACCGTATTACCCGATTGAGGAGAACGTGCTGCGCGATGTGGTGGAACTCAAACTTGCCAGCCTTGGCCAACGGTTGCATCCACGCAAGCTGGCATTCACCTACACACCTGAATTGGTTGCACACATAACCGAACGTTGTGCTGACGACGACAGCGGCGCGCGGTACATCGACCAGTGGCTCGAGCGACAGTTATTGCCGCAGATGGTGGACGGTCTGCTCGACGCCATGGCCGTGGATGCGCCGGTCTCCCTGGTTCATGCCCGATTGGATGGCAACGGCCTGCCTGTCTGCGAGTTCAGCCAATGA
- the tssE gene encoding type VI secretion system baseplate subunit TssE: MRHPNSLFERLETDASASACRAMSVAAHLTKMLSTRAGSVLALPDYGLPDLNDMRLSLHESLTQSRLRIERFIQDYEPRLVNVRVRVLPRVQDTLALAFAIDAWLLVDGGTQPIVFHARLADAGQVEVCADGL; this comes from the coding sequence ATGCGCCATCCCAATAGCCTTTTCGAGCGCCTCGAGACCGATGCGTCCGCCAGCGCGTGCCGCGCGATGTCCGTCGCCGCGCATCTGACGAAAATGCTCAGCACCCGCGCCGGCAGTGTCCTGGCGCTGCCGGATTACGGCTTGCCCGATCTCAACGATATGCGGCTCAGCCTGCATGAATCCCTGACCCAGTCGCGCCTGCGGATCGAGCGCTTCATTCAGGATTATGAGCCACGACTGGTGAATGTGCGCGTCAGGGTGCTTCCGCGTGTTCAGGACACTCTGGCATTGGCATTTGCCATTGATGCCTGGCTGCTCGTTGACGGTGGCACGCAGCCGATCGTGTTCCATGCGCGCCTGGCTGATGCTGGGCAGGTAGAGGTCTGCGCAGATGGCCTTTAA